The sequence TTAACTGATTTCTATAATGTTAAAGCTATTTACTCGCTATGTTTCGGTGGGGGTGATTAATACAGCCCTTCACTGGTTGTGTTTCGGTGCACTCATGCATTTTTTGGGGGCTACGCAGGCCGTTGCGAACGTGATTGCGTTCTGCATTGCTGTGACGTTCAGTTTTTTTGCAAATGCTAAGTGGACATTCAATTCTCAGGCTACATCTGGGCGCTATGCTGCATTCGTATTTTTCATGGGCATTATGGCCGCACTAACCGGATACGTTGCAGATTCGATTGGTGCCCCACCAGTTGTAACTCTCATAGCTTTCTCGGCATTTAGTCTTGTTGCCGGATTTATATACTCAAAGTTCATTGTCTTTAGGGATGCGAAATGAAAATTTCTCTTGTCGTTCCGGTGTTTAATGAAGAGGAAGCAATTCCGATCTTCTATAAGACCGTGCGGGAATTTGAAGAGCTACAACAGCATGAAATAGAGATAGTCTTTATCAATGACGGTAGTAAAGACGCGACAGAATCAATCATAAATGCGCTCGCTGTGGCCGACCCGCTTGTCATTCCTCTTTCCTTTACCCGCAATTTCGGTAAAGAACCTGCGCTGTTTGCAGGCCTGGACCATGCAAGCGGTGAAGCTATTATTCCGATAGATGTCGATTTGCAGGACCCAATTGAGGTTATCCCGCACCTGATAGAGAAATGGCAGGCCGGGGCGGATATGGTGCTGGCTAAACGTTCTGACCGCTCTACTGATGGACGACTCAAACGCAAGACCGCTGAGTGGTTCTACAAGCTGCACAACAAAATCAGCAATCCGCAGATCGAGGAAAACGTTGGCGACTTCCGCCTGATGTCCCGGGAAGTGGTTGAAAACATCAAGCTAATGCCAGAACGCAACCTTTTCATGAAAGGCGTTTTGAGTTGGGTTGGCGGCCGCACTGATGTTGTTGAATATGCCCGCGCAGAGCGTGTTGCCGGGGATTCTAAGTTCAATGGATGGAAGCTGTGGAATCTTGCATTAGAGGGCATCACCAGTTTCTCAACTTTTCCACTGCGCATGTGGACGTATATCGGTTTGTTCGTTGCAGGCATGGCCTTTATCTATGGCGCATGGATGATCGTCGACACGTTAGCATTCGGCAACCCGGTTCGCGGCTATCCATCAATGCTGGTCTCAATACTTTTCCTTGGCGGAGTTCAGTTGATAGGTATAGGTGTGCTTGGGGAGTATATCGGCAGGATTTATGTTGAAGTTAAGGGAAGACCTCGTTATATATTGAAGGGGAAAAAATAAAGTGTGTAAGAATTATTACAAAGTTTTGAAATGGACAATACCTGGCTATTTGCTAATTCTGGCAATAGCGTTACTCACCCCATTGCATTCAGACGATTTTGGTACCAGGATTGGTGGGTTTCCTAACTTTTTAGGGCATTATCACCGATATTTAACATGGAGTGGAAGACTAACAGCAGACTATATTGCTTCTTATATATTGTGGATGGATTCGCATTTCATGCGCTCAGCTTTTAATGCTATTGGGACGTATGGCTTGATAATTGCTCTTGCAAAACTTCCTTTCTCGCTAAAATCCAAAAAAATTAATTTGAGCTATGTGGTAATATTTTATGTAATTATGTCAATTGCATGGACGTGCTCACCAAACTTAGGGCAAACATCCTTTTGGATTGTTGGGTCTACTAATTATGTATGGACTAACCTTTTCATAATTATCCTTATCAACATTTTACTCGGAAACTTAATCTCTACTAACAAGCATAGCATTTCTTTCTATATCACCG comes from Enterobacter kobei and encodes:
- a CDS encoding GtrA family protein; the protein is MLKLFTRYVSVGVINTALHWLCFGALMHFLGATQAVANVIAFCIAVTFSFFANAKWTFNSQATSGRYAAFVFFMGIMAALTGYVADSIGAPPVVTLIAFSAFSLVAGFIYSKFIVFRDAK
- a CDS encoding glycosyltransferase family 2 protein, translated to MKISLVVPVFNEEEAIPIFYKTVREFEELQQHEIEIVFINDGSKDATESIINALAVADPLVIPLSFTRNFGKEPALFAGLDHASGEAIIPIDVDLQDPIEVIPHLIEKWQAGADMVLAKRSDRSTDGRLKRKTAEWFYKLHNKISNPQIEENVGDFRLMSREVVENIKLMPERNLFMKGVLSWVGGRTDVVEYARAERVAGDSKFNGWKLWNLALEGITSFSTFPLRMWTYIGLFVAGMAFIYGAWMIVDTLAFGNPVRGYPSMLVSILFLGGVQLIGIGVLGEYIGRIYVEVKGRPRYILKGKK